The proteins below come from a single Gossypium raimondii isolate GPD5lz chromosome 2, ASM2569854v1, whole genome shotgun sequence genomic window:
- the LOC128033787 gene encoding putative disease resistance protein RGA1 — protein MHDLLHDLASFVAKNECCIVYSFEQNIVPGIRHVCLVYSDDSPDENASKFFNKIGYLCTLEFPVCSKSFTETCLKRFQHLRMLDLSESNFEVLHKWIGNLKHLRKLNISNCPNIKKLPNSICELQKLQTLDFDGCDQIEELPKDMSGCNNLVSLPHGLKYVATLQWLVIGSCEKLDLSTTQGFKEKEADDDIQDYLIHNGFSLQSLAILDLPKLEALPQWLLLVSANTLENLTVRNCENLKTLAEWHNLTSLEIVEIKHCPELSSLPKSMQRLKQLRIEDCPLLSLRCQQEMGVEWPKTAHASPIVLDGNTISAAHN, from the exons ATGCATGACCTTTTACACGATCTTGCATCATTCGTGGCAAAGAATGAGTGTTGTATAGTATACTCGTTCGAGCAAAATATTGTCCCAGGGATTCGGCATGTGTGCCTTGTTTACTCTGATGATTCTCCCGACGAAAATGCTTCCAAGTTCTTTAATAAAATAGGATATTTGTGTACACTTGAGTTTCCAGTATGCAGCAAATCCTTTACTGAGACATGTTTGAAGAGGTTCCAACATTTGCGGATGCTTGATCTTTCCGAGTCTAATTTCGAGGTATTGCACAAATGGATTGGTAATTTGAAGCATTTAAGAAAACTCAACATTTCCAACTGTCCCAACATCAAGAAACTTCCCAACTCCATTTGTGAGTTGCAAAAACTGCAGACTTTGGATTTTGATGGTTGTGACCAAATTGAAGAGTTGCCTAAGGATATGAG TGGATGCAACAACTTGGTATCACTGCCACATGGTTTGAAATATGTAGCTACATTACAGTGGCTAGTTATTGGGTCTTGTGAAAAGCTTGATTTGAGTACGACACAGGGCTTCAAAGAGAAAGAAGCAGATGATGATATTCAAGATTACCTCATTCATAATGGTTTCAGCCTTCAATCATTGGCCATTTTAGATTTACCAAAGCTGGAGGCTCTACCCCAATGGCTGCTACTGGTATCTGCCAACACTTTAGAGAATCTAACCGTTAGAAACTGCGAGAACCTCAAAACATTAGCGGAGTGGCACAATCTCACATCACTTGAAATAGTTGAGATCAAGCATTGCCCAGAATTATCAAGTCTGCCAAAATCCATGCAACGCCTCAAACAATTGAGGATTGAAGATTGTCCTCTTTTAAGTCTAAGATGCCAACAAGAAATGGGTGTGGAATGGCCCAAGACTGCTCATGCCTCTCCTATAGTATTGGATGGCAATACAATTTCAGCTGCACATAATTAA
- the LOC105787964 gene encoding putative disease resistance protein RGA4 yields the protein MLSQDDPADEEEIPVLPIVGVGGMRKTALAELVFNDEAVDAHFELKLWVCVSDDFDLKRLVVKAIKAGNGGDGDLGSMNLEKLQKALLVCLNAKKYLLVLDDVWNEDSRKWVELKQLFAGGAVGSKIVVTTRSSQVAKITGTSTPLHLEALPYEKSLSLFLKFAFKKGEEKQRPNLVDIGEGIVKKCKGVPLVVKTLGSMLFSKTSEQEWKLVRDSETWELMEKDIMKQFLFLN from the coding sequence ATGTTGTCGCAGGATGATCCAGCTGATGAGGAAGAGATACCTGTCCTTCCCATAGTTGGAGTAGGAGGTATGCGGAAAACGGCCCTTGCCGAACTGGTTTTCAATGATGAAGCTGTGGATGCTCACTTTGAGTTGAAACTGTGGGTGTGTGTTTCCGATGATTTTGATCTGAAACGATTAGTAGTAAAAGCCATTAAAGCTGGAAATGGTGGTGATGGAGACCTTGGAAGCATGAATTTGGAGAAATTACAAAAGGCCTTGCTAGTCTGCTTGAATGCTAAAAAGTATTTGCTTGTTTTAGATGATGTGTGGAATGAGGATAGTAGAAAATGGGTGGAACTGAAACAGTTGTTTGCAGGAGGAGCTGTCGGAAGCAAAATTGTAGTCACCACTAGGAGTAGCCAAGTTGCAAAGATCACCGGTACAAGCACCCCACTCCATTTGGAAGCTCTTCCTTACGAAAAATCTTTATCCTTGTTTCTGAAATTTGCTTTCAAGAAAGGGGAAGAGAAACAACGTCCAAACCTTGTTGATATCGGGGAAGGAATTGTAAAGAAGTGCAAAGGGGTTCCTCTGGTAGTGAAGACATTGGGGAGTATGCTTTTCTCCAAAACTTCAGAGCAAGAGTGGAAACTTGTCAGAGATAGCGAGACCTGGGAGTTAATGGAGAAAGATATAATGAAACAGTTTCTGTTCTTAAACTAA